Proteins encoded by one window of Enterococcus saccharolyticus subsp. saccharolyticus:
- a CDS encoding carbon-nitrogen family hydrolase, translated as MTKLSLVLLQLDVVFGDPKANRQNVSEWFAKANLQPNEFVLLPELWDTGYDLTRLPEIADREGKTAQAFLAGLAKQYQVFISGGSIARQVADKVFNTTYVVAPTGEILTRYDKVHLFRLMEEEKFLHAGNQLAQTNIADFSVAPFICYDLRFPEWFRKSANEGTDLLVLSAQWPTPRIAHWEKLVQARAIENQCFVAAVNRVGADPNNQFGGHSLVVDPLGNSLLQLDDSETIGRVTISQDAVVKTRGQIPVFEDRRTELY; from the coding sequence ATGACAAAATTATCTTTGGTTTTACTGCAATTAGATGTGGTCTTTGGTGATCCAAAAGCCAATCGCCAAAATGTGAGTGAATGGTTTGCAAAAGCCAATTTACAACCAAATGAATTCGTCTTATTACCAGAATTATGGGATACAGGCTATGATTTAACGCGTTTGCCAGAAATTGCTGACCGAGAAGGGAAAACGGCTCAAGCATTTCTGGCAGGATTAGCCAAACAGTATCAAGTATTTATTTCAGGAGGGTCAATTGCACGACAAGTTGCGGATAAGGTTTTTAACACGACATATGTAGTTGCTCCAACTGGAGAAATTTTAACCCGTTATGACAAGGTTCATTTGTTTCGTCTAATGGAAGAAGAAAAATTCTTGCATGCGGGAAATCAACTAGCACAAACTAACATTGCTGATTTTTCTGTCGCACCATTTATTTGTTACGATTTACGTTTTCCAGAATGGTTCCGCAAAAGTGCGAATGAAGGAACTGATTTATTGGTACTTTCTGCTCAGTGGCCCACACCACGTATTGCGCATTGGGAAAAACTAGTTCAAGCACGTGCAATTGAGAATCAGTGCTTTGTAGCAGCAGTGAATCGTGTGGGGGCAGATCCGAACAATCAATTTGGTGGTCATTCATTAGTCGTTGATCCTTTAGGAAATAGTTTATTACAATTGGATGATTCAGAGACGATTGGACGTGTGACGATTAGTCAAGATGCGGTAGTGAAGACACGTGGACAAATACCAGTCTTTGAGGATCGTCGTACAGAATTATATTGA
- a CDS encoding pyridoxal phosphate-dependent aminotransferase: MIQTSRRLQELPTQFFANLVRQVNQKIAEGKDVINLGQGNPDQPTPPGIIQTLQQAAEKPANHKYSQFRGNHFFKQAAADFYLEHYGVTLDPETEIAVMGGSKIGLVELPLALLNPEDSILLPDPGYPDYLSGVVLAQVQQEFLPLLPENGYLPDYSKLSQEVLEKAKLLFLNYPNNPTGAQATADFFDETVAFAKNHEIAVVHDFAYGALGTEQEAPISFLQSAGAKEVGVELYTLSKTYNMAGWRVAFAAGNAEIIEAINVIQDHLFVGLFPALQEAGAYALTNNENVEALVALYNRRRNVFVKAAAAIGWQAYPSTGAFYTWMPVPKGYTSVSFANFLLEEVAVAVAPGSGFGDGGEGYVRIGLLVEEARLEEAIKRIATLQLIF, encoded by the coding sequence ATGATACAAACATCAAGAAGGTTGCAAGAATTACCAACACAATTTTTTGCTAATTTAGTGCGACAAGTCAATCAAAAAATAGCAGAAGGTAAAGATGTGATTAATCTAGGGCAAGGAAATCCTGACCAACCAACGCCACCAGGAATTATTCAGACGTTACAACAAGCGGCTGAAAAACCAGCCAATCATAAATATTCACAGTTTCGTGGCAATCATTTTTTTAAACAAGCCGCTGCCGATTTTTATTTGGAGCATTATGGTGTGACTCTTGATCCGGAAACTGAAATTGCGGTCATGGGTGGTTCAAAAATTGGCTTAGTGGAATTACCACTAGCTTTATTAAATCCGGAAGATAGTATTTTATTACCTGATCCAGGGTATCCAGATTATTTATCAGGTGTGGTTTTAGCCCAAGTTCAACAAGAATTTTTACCTTTATTGCCTGAAAATGGGTATTTGCCTGATTACAGTAAATTGAGTCAAGAAGTCTTGGAAAAAGCGAAACTACTCTTTTTAAATTATCCCAATAATCCAACTGGCGCCCAAGCAACGGCTGACTTTTTTGACGAAACAGTGGCTTTTGCGAAAAATCATGAGATTGCGGTCGTGCATGATTTTGCTTATGGTGCTTTAGGAACGGAGCAAGAAGCACCGATTAGCTTTTTGCAAAGTGCAGGGGCGAAAGAAGTCGGTGTTGAGTTATATACGTTGTCTAAAACCTATAACATGGCGGGGTGGCGCGTAGCTTTTGCGGCAGGCAATGCTGAAATTATTGAAGCGATTAATGTCATTCAAGATCACTTGTTTGTCGGTTTATTTCCAGCTTTGCAAGAAGCCGGTGCCTATGCTTTAACCAACAATGAAAATGTTGAGGCATTAGTAGCGCTCTATAATCGTCGACGGAACGTATTTGTTAAAGCTGCGGCGGCAATTGGTTGGCAGGCGTATCCTTCAACAGGTGCTTTTTACACATGGATGCCTGTACCGAAAGGCTATACGAGTGTTTCATTTGCGAATTTTCTTTTAGAAGAAGTCGCTGTGGCCGTAGCACCGGGAAGTGGTTTCGGTGACGGTGGCGAAGGGTATGTTCGCATTGGTCTATTAGTAGAAGAAGCACGCTTAGAAGAAGCAATCAAACGAATTGCCACGTTGCAATTAATTTTTTAA